A stretch of Kyrpidia spormannii DNA encodes these proteins:
- a CDS encoding xanthine dehydrogenase family protein molybdopterin-binding subunit, translating into MAGEVLKPRFTGARVTRLEDARLLRGQGSYLDDIDVPGMLEVAFVRSTRAAARIVSVDTTEARKIPGVHAIFTAEDLGLSLKFNPYDVVQPVLAKDEVRFVGEPIVAVVADNRYIAEDAAELVKVEYENLEPVLDMRRALEDGPRRVHSHRPNLFDHREIISDGFSEAFSSAPRRLQLTFRVHRQTGVTLETRGCAAAVDPLGGRLTVYVGHQSPHSVRSLLARVLGIPDNRIRVVVPEVGGGFGIKAMFYPEYAAVAQMARRLGKPVKWVSDRTEALFTDAHARDSLHEVEVAFEEDGRIVAIKDHVIGDTGAYPFPGFPGAVGESNWATEMITGPYKIPHVSIFIDNVFSNKAPLGPYRGVGGPIGAQVQEGIVDAVARALGKDPVEVRRVNMIGPEDFPYHTPTRNVYDPGSYQESLARAVQMLEYDEFRKKQAEWRQEGRYVGVGFCVFVEPSAMAESEAGSTPYEAATIRVEPSGTVTAAFGLGPTGQGHETTMAQLIADRLGVDVKDVVVLHGDTDSAPFGGGTGGSRSGTIGGGAALRAGDEMRKKIVKLAAHILEAAEEDIVLEGGQAYVAGVPARAISIRQIARVAYTDVARLPKDMQPGLEVTIRYRPPLPATYSNGTHAAVVEVDVRTGFVKVLDYVVVNDCGRLINPLIVEGQIHGGVAQGIGSAFLEELRYDEDGQLVTGSLMDYLLPESVDVPRVRVEHIETPSSSEGGFKGMGEGSLIAAPGALANAVSDALAPFGVFVTELPILPEQITAWVEAAKRIAAKGA; encoded by the coding sequence GTGGCCGGTGAGGTACTGAAACCGAGGTTTACCGGAGCCCGGGTGACCCGGCTGGAGGACGCTCGGCTTCTTCGGGGCCAGGGGTCTTATCTGGACGATATCGACGTCCCTGGAATGTTGGAGGTGGCTTTCGTCCGATCGACCCGGGCGGCGGCTCGGATTGTATCGGTGGACACCACCGAGGCCCGGAAAATTCCCGGCGTTCACGCCATTTTTACGGCAGAGGATTTGGGCCTGTCCCTCAAATTCAATCCATACGACGTGGTTCAGCCGGTTCTGGCTAAAGATGAGGTTCGTTTCGTCGGTGAGCCCATTGTGGCGGTGGTGGCGGACAACCGGTATATTGCCGAAGATGCGGCCGAGCTGGTGAAGGTAGAATACGAAAATTTAGAGCCCGTTCTCGATATGCGCCGGGCGTTGGAGGATGGTCCACGTCGGGTCCACAGCCATCGGCCCAATCTGTTTGACCACCGGGAGATTATCAGCGACGGATTCTCCGAAGCGTTTTCCTCCGCACCTCGGCGGCTTCAGTTAACGTTTCGGGTTCACCGGCAAACCGGCGTGACTTTGGAGACCCGTGGCTGTGCTGCGGCAGTCGACCCGTTGGGCGGACGGCTCACCGTTTACGTCGGTCATCAGTCCCCCCACAGCGTTCGCTCTCTTCTCGCCCGGGTTTTGGGAATACCGGACAACCGGATCCGCGTAGTGGTGCCCGAAGTGGGCGGCGGATTTGGCATCAAAGCCATGTTTTATCCGGAGTATGCCGCGGTGGCCCAGATGGCCAGGCGGCTTGGGAAGCCAGTCAAATGGGTGAGCGACCGGACCGAGGCTTTGTTTACGGACGCCCATGCCCGGGACAGTCTTCACGAGGTGGAAGTGGCTTTTGAAGAAGACGGGCGGATCGTGGCTATCAAAGATCATGTGATTGGCGACACGGGAGCCTACCCATTCCCTGGGTTTCCAGGAGCTGTCGGGGAGTCGAACTGGGCGACGGAGATGATCACAGGACCGTACAAGATCCCCCATGTGTCTATTTTTATCGACAATGTCTTCTCGAATAAAGCGCCCCTCGGGCCGTATCGGGGGGTGGGAGGGCCCATCGGCGCCCAAGTCCAGGAAGGGATTGTGGATGCTGTGGCCCGGGCGCTCGGCAAAGATCCTGTAGAGGTTCGCCGCGTGAACATGATCGGACCCGAGGATTTTCCCTATCATACTCCGACGCGAAATGTCTACGACCCGGGGTCTTACCAGGAGTCTTTGGCACGAGCGGTTCAAATGCTGGAATACGATGAGTTTCGCAAAAAGCAGGCGGAGTGGCGCCAGGAGGGTCGATACGTGGGGGTGGGGTTCTGCGTGTTTGTCGAACCCTCGGCGATGGCGGAGTCCGAGGCCGGATCGACGCCTTATGAGGCAGCGACCATCCGTGTCGAGCCCTCCGGTACCGTCACAGCGGCTTTTGGGCTCGGGCCGACCGGACAGGGCCACGAAACCACCATGGCCCAGTTAATTGCCGATCGGCTGGGGGTTGATGTCAAAGATGTGGTGGTGCTTCACGGCGACACGGACAGTGCTCCTTTTGGCGGGGGAACTGGGGGAAGCCGCTCGGGAACCATCGGGGGCGGCGCGGCGCTTCGGGCCGGGGACGAGATGCGCAAGAAGATCGTGAAGCTCGCCGCTCACATACTGGAAGCTGCGGAGGAGGACATTGTCCTAGAGGGCGGTCAGGCGTATGTGGCCGGGGTCCCGGCCAGGGCAATTTCGATTCGTCAAATCGCCCGAGTTGCGTACACCGACGTCGCTCGGCTGCCGAAAGACATGCAGCCTGGCCTGGAGGTGACCATCCGCTATCGGCCCCCTCTACCGGCGACTTATTCCAACGGCACCCACGCTGCCGTCGTGGAGGTGGATGTCCGGACGGGTTTCGTGAAAGTTCTCGACTACGTGGTGGTGAACGATTGCGGGCGACTGATCAATCCCTTGATCGTGGAAGGACAAATTCACGGAGGGGTGGCCCAGGGGATCGGAAGCGCCTTTCTGGAAGAGCTCCGGTACGATGAGGACGGGCAGTTGGTGACAGGATCTCTCATGGATTATCTGTTGCCCGAAAGCGTCGATGTCCCCCGGGTTCGGGTTGAACATATTGAGACCCCGTCTTCCAGCGAGGGCGGGTTCAAAGGGATGGGCGAAGGGTCCCTGATCGCCGCCCCGGGGGCGTTGGCCAACGCCGTCTCCGACGCCCTCGCGCCCTTTGGCGTATTTGTCACCGAGTTGCCTATCCTGCCCGAGCAGATCACCGCATGGGTTGAGGCGGCAAAGCGGATTGCGGCGAAAGGGGCTTGA
- a CDS encoding (2Fe-2S)-binding protein, translating to MIENSGGKTVPITLKVNGQSYSIDVEPRWLLSDVLRHRLGMTGTHVGCEQGVCGACTVLVDGKPERSCLMFAVQAAGREITTVEGLTPADGLSPVQEAFQNHHALQCGFCTPGMVVTVEALLRDNPHPSEEQIREALSGNLCRCTGYQFIVDAVLDVAQKGVR from the coding sequence ATGATCGAGAACAGCGGGGGAAAGACGGTACCCATTACTTTAAAAGTCAATGGGCAATCCTACAGTATCGATGTGGAGCCGCGGTGGCTGTTGTCCGACGTCCTTCGGCACCGCCTCGGGATGACGGGCACCCACGTTGGGTGTGAACAGGGGGTTTGCGGTGCCTGTACCGTCTTGGTGGATGGGAAGCCCGAGCGCAGCTGTCTCATGTTTGCAGTCCAGGCTGCTGGTCGGGAGATCACCACCGTGGAAGGATTGACCCCTGCCGATGGGTTGAGTCCGGTCCAAGAAGCTTTTCAAAACCATCATGCCCTTCAGTGCGGATTCTGCACGCCGGGAATGGTGGTCACTGTGGAAGCTTTGCTGCGGGACAATCCCCATCCTAGCGAAGAGCAGATCCGGGAGGCCCTGTCTGGGAATTTGTGCCGGTGCACAGGTTATCAATTCATCGTCGATGCAGTCCTGGATGTGGCGCAAAAGGGGGTGCGTTAA
- a CDS encoding FAD binding domain-containing protein — MKPAAFDYYSPTSLDEALQLLRDIPGSKVIAGGQSLIPLMNFRLSRPSALVDLNAVDGLDRIQVVGGALRLGALVRHEELHRNPEVRSHLPVLAEAAGHIGHWAIRTRGTLGGSLAHADPAAELPAALTALGGVIELSGPEGQRKIPSEEFFLGYLMTDLRDDEILTAVEIPMQRDASWGFCEFARRPGDFALAGAFVEVRGDATGSVTWFGIAGRPERRAVTFSGDEAERHRMWAETLEMVDVEEEYRRRLASEAAEAAYRQAMGRGRQ; from the coding sequence TTGAAACCGGCGGCTTTTGACTATTACAGTCCGACCAGTTTGGACGAGGCCCTGCAACTGCTTCGGGACATCCCTGGGAGCAAAGTGATCGCCGGAGGGCAGAGCTTGATCCCGCTGATGAACTTTCGCCTGAGCCGCCCATCGGCCTTGGTTGATTTAAACGCCGTAGATGGCTTGGATCGGATTCAGGTGGTGGGTGGTGCACTTCGCCTGGGCGCACTGGTGAGACACGAGGAGTTGCATCGAAATCCGGAGGTGCGTTCTCACCTCCCCGTCCTCGCTGAAGCCGCGGGGCATATCGGCCACTGGGCCATTCGCACCCGGGGGACGTTGGGGGGCTCGTTGGCCCACGCGGATCCAGCCGCCGAGCTGCCGGCCGCACTTACGGCACTTGGGGGGGTTATCGAGCTATCCGGCCCTGAGGGGCAACGCAAAATTCCGTCCGAGGAATTTTTCCTGGGCTACCTCATGACCGACCTCAGGGATGACGAGATTCTCACGGCGGTGGAGATTCCAATGCAGCGGGATGCTTCCTGGGGTTTTTGTGAATTTGCCAGAAGGCCGGGGGATTTTGCCCTGGCGGGGGCTTTTGTCGAAGTGCGGGGGGACGCCACCGGAAGCGTGACCTGGTTTGGTATTGCAGGGCGACCGGAACGGCGTGCGGTGACCTTCTCCGGGGATGAGGCGGAGAGGCATCGGATGTGGGCCGAGACCCTGGAGATGGTGGATGTGGAGGAGGAGTACCGTCGGCGCCTGGCCAGTGAAGCGGCCGAAGCGGCGTATCGGCAAGCCATGGGGAGGGGACGGCAATGA
- a CDS encoding VWA domain-containing protein → MGRRFSLTPDVPSRKREQTGPGHGVDLQGTARLWAWRGGAIPKFAPRVFPRQPGRLAVLWDVSGSMEEYVELYLPWLYQLVHRLPRVGVFPFAAELVDATEVLRGPYAVARVRLGQFSRVFSGGTRIGEAVREWLDRFGAQWLGGGRLTLLIISDGWDAGDPEALVLALRTLYSRGVVIVWMNPLMATPGFSPHTRALRAAKPFVRLMISGHSPKALLTLST, encoded by the coding sequence ATGGGGCGTCGTTTCTCTTTGACTCCCGATGTGCCCAGCCGGAAGAGGGAGCAGACCGGGCCGGGCCACGGGGTGGATCTTCAGGGCACAGCCCGCCTCTGGGCCTGGCGAGGGGGGGCTATTCCGAAGTTTGCCCCCAGGGTTTTCCCCAGGCAGCCCGGCCGCCTCGCCGTGCTTTGGGATGTGTCCGGTTCCATGGAAGAGTATGTTGAACTTTATCTACCCTGGCTTTATCAGCTGGTGCACCGTTTGCCCCGGGTAGGCGTGTTTCCTTTTGCCGCAGAATTGGTCGACGCCACCGAGGTGCTACGAGGTCCTTATGCGGTCGCCAGGGTACGTCTGGGCCAGTTCAGCCGGGTGTTCTCCGGGGGCACCCGTATTGGAGAAGCGGTTCGCGAATGGCTGGATCGATTCGGCGCCCAGTGGCTCGGAGGCGGGCGTTTGACATTGTTGATCATCAGTGACGGATGGGATGCCGGCGATCCCGAGGCACTTGTCCTTGCGCTCCGGACATTGTATTCCCGGGGTGTGGTGATCGTCTGGATGAACCCGCTTATGGCCACCCCGGGTTTTTCCCCCCACACCCGGGCGCTGCGGGCGGCCAAGCCCTTTGTGCGCCTCATGATATCCGGCCATTCTCCGAAGGCCCTGTTAACCTTATCGACATAA
- a CDS encoding AAA family ATPase: protein MPTKRPSTEDWMEMLEQGGYIADMSLAGMVKLAVELRRPLLLEGPAGVGKTSLADAVALALHKPLVRLQCFEGLDASQALYDWNYHKQMVDIARGDAREVFGEEYLLERPLMRALRTPGGCVLLIDEVDRADEGFEALLLEFLADYRITVPEWGTVAAREPPVVFLTSNRTRALSDALRRRSLYVYLSWPDTHRESAVVRRRVPGLTEEAVSHIVRAVQILRGWDLLKPPGVAETLDWARAYELGGQWSEDWIRETLGCVIKEILDMDVVTSRIPELLDGT from the coding sequence TTGCCGACCAAGCGACCGTCGACGGAAGATTGGATGGAGATGTTGGAGCAAGGTGGATACATCGCGGATATGAGCTTGGCCGGGATGGTTAAACTGGCGGTTGAGCTACGGCGGCCCCTGTTATTGGAAGGGCCGGCCGGCGTCGGGAAAACATCGCTAGCTGACGCGGTTGCCCTCGCCCTGCATAAACCCCTTGTTCGCTTGCAGTGTTTTGAAGGTTTGGATGCGAGCCAAGCGCTCTACGATTGGAACTATCATAAACAGATGGTCGATATCGCCCGGGGGGACGCCCGGGAGGTTTTCGGTGAGGAATACTTGTTGGAACGGCCGTTGATGCGGGCTTTGCGAACGCCCGGGGGTTGTGTCCTCCTGATCGATGAGGTGGATCGCGCGGATGAAGGGTTCGAGGCCCTTTTATTGGAATTTCTCGCCGATTATCGGATTACGGTACCGGAATGGGGCACGGTGGCCGCCCGGGAGCCCCCTGTGGTTTTTCTCACGTCCAATCGGACCCGGGCCCTCAGCGATGCGCTTCGCCGGCGCTCTCTTTATGTTTACTTGAGTTGGCCGGACACGCACAGGGAGTCAGCGGTGGTGCGAAGGCGCGTCCCCGGACTGACGGAGGAAGCGGTTTCACACATCGTCCGGGCGGTCCAGATACTGAGGGGTTGGGATTTATTGAAACCGCCGGGCGTAGCGGAGACGCTGGACTGGGCCCGGGCCTATGAGCTGGGAGGCCAGTGGAGTGAAGATTGGATCCGGGAGACGCTGGGCTGCGTGATCAAAGAAATTCTCGACATGGATGTTGTCACATCGAGAATTCCGGAGCTTTTAGATGGGACTTGA
- a CDS encoding C40 family peptidase has protein sequence MRRRMLTAIVAGCLFTGVALPAAKAEWITPYQPPAGLRDLTNQSHTLQIQIQQLQGQANDTQRQIASLQDQLVNLDARIAGTAQELTAAEKQLQVQQDLLNKRLRAIYEDGTVSYLEVLLSSTSFSDFVDRMYALSRIAMQNRQIFDETKKKRDEVQALKRDLESQKQQQQLALMILSDTLRKLVAEKQSRENQLGQVQRQLSQQSAPRTVYAMVGPGQASWSGGAAAPSLSARGLTSIPQAAMAYIGNPYVFGGASPQTSFDCSGLVQWVYGQSGIGLPRTAQGQYNATQHIGESQAQPGDLVFFTRTYDTSDTITHVGIYLGNGRMLSADNAGVGIRSITSGYWRNHLYGFGRVR, from the coding sequence TTGCGCCGACGTATGCTTACGGCAATCGTCGCAGGGTGTTTATTCACCGGCGTCGCACTGCCTGCGGCCAAAGCGGAGTGGATTACCCCTTACCAACCACCCGCCGGACTTCGGGACTTAACCAATCAGTCCCATACCTTGCAGATACAGATCCAGCAACTGCAAGGCCAAGCGAACGACACACAAAGACAGATTGCGAGCTTACAAGACCAGTTGGTGAATTTGGATGCCCGGATTGCGGGTACAGCACAGGAATTGACCGCCGCAGAGAAGCAGCTCCAGGTTCAGCAAGATTTGCTGAACAAGAGGCTACGGGCCATCTACGAGGACGGCACGGTCAGCTACCTGGAGGTGCTTCTCTCATCCACAAGTTTCAGCGATTTTGTCGACCGAATGTACGCACTCTCGAGGATCGCCATGCAGAATCGGCAGATTTTCGACGAGACCAAAAAGAAGCGGGATGAAGTTCAAGCTTTGAAAAGAGACCTCGAGAGCCAAAAGCAACAGCAACAGTTGGCCCTCATGATCTTGTCGGACACCTTGCGAAAACTTGTGGCTGAGAAACAAAGTCGCGAGAATCAACTCGGACAAGTACAGCGGCAACTCTCCCAGCAATCGGCTCCCAGGACAGTCTATGCCATGGTAGGTCCGGGTCAGGCTTCGTGGAGCGGGGGAGCAGCAGCGCCGAGCCTTTCCGCCCGGGGATTGACGTCGATCCCGCAAGCCGCGATGGCATACATAGGGAACCCTTACGTCTTTGGAGGAGCAAGCCCCCAGACCAGTTTCGATTGCTCCGGACTCGTTCAGTGGGTGTATGGGCAATCGGGCATCGGTTTGCCGAGAACGGCCCAAGGGCAGTACAACGCCACCCAACACATCGGAGAGAGCCAGGCCCAGCCCGGGGATTTGGTGTTTTTCACCCGGACCTACGACACGTCCGACACCATCACCCACGTCGGGATTTACCTCGGCAACGGCCGAATGCTGAGCGCGGACAATGCGGGAGTGGGAATTCGCTCGATCACGTCGGGATATTGGCGTAACCACCTGTACGGATTCGGGCGGGTGCGGTAA
- the ppk2 gene encoding polyphosphate kinase 2 — protein sequence MSKKHRHDDARKDKPSKWDAGESRGAEIGGLPPAVSECHNNEGHVDQNPDNHKRMYPLYVELVKWQRHLIQADERVVILIEGRDAAGKDGMIKTFVKHLSPRETRVVALGKPSDREQTCWYFQRYVPHLPASHEMVIFNRSWYNRAGVERVMGFCTEEQYEEFMQTVPLFEQMLVRSGIKLFKYYLDISKGEQKKRLKDRRENPLKQWKVSPVDEKSQALWDSYSRARNAMFSRTHHALAPWIVVRADDKRAARENLIKDFLSRVSYEGKNEALARPDPHVVFLYHEAYLANEMIAP from the coding sequence ATGTCGAAAAAACATCGGCACGATGACGCGCGCAAGGACAAACCGTCTAAGTGGGACGCCGGGGAGTCCAGAGGTGCAGAAATTGGCGGTCTCCCGCCCGCTGTATCCGAGTGCCACAACAATGAGGGGCATGTTGACCAGAACCCTGACAATCACAAACGAATGTATCCGCTCTACGTCGAGCTGGTCAAATGGCAGCGCCATTTGATTCAGGCGGATGAACGGGTGGTCATCTTGATCGAGGGCCGGGATGCCGCGGGGAAAGACGGCATGATCAAAACTTTCGTGAAGCACCTCAGTCCCCGGGAAACCCGGGTGGTGGCCCTCGGCAAACCGTCAGACCGCGAGCAGACCTGTTGGTATTTTCAACGCTACGTGCCCCATCTACCCGCCTCCCACGAAATGGTCATTTTCAATCGCAGTTGGTATAACCGGGCGGGGGTGGAGCGGGTGATGGGTTTTTGCACTGAGGAGCAATATGAAGAATTCATGCAGACCGTGCCGCTTTTCGAACAGATGTTGGTGCGTTCGGGCATCAAGTTGTTCAAATATTATCTCGATATCTCGAAAGGTGAGCAGAAAAAGCGGCTCAAGGATCGCAGAGAGAACCCCTTAAAACAGTGGAAAGTGAGCCCTGTCGACGAAAAAAGTCAAGCCCTGTGGGACTCCTATAGCCGGGCCCGCAATGCCATGTTTTCCCGCACTCACCACGCCCTCGCTCCGTGGATTGTCGTCCGGGCAGACGACAAACGAGCCGCCCGGGAGAACTTAATCAAGGACTTTTTGTCTCGTGTTTCCTATGAAGGGAAAAACGAAGCGTTGGCGCGCCCCGATCCCCATGTGGTGTTTCTGTACCACGAGGCTTATCTCGCTAACGAAATGATCGCCCCTTGA
- the speD gene encoding adenosylmethionine decarboxylase — MDTMGRHVIAELWGCDREKLNDLMGIERIMVRAALEAGAEIREVAFHKFAPQGVSGVVIISESHLTIHSFPEHGYASIDVYTCGNRIDPNVACDYITRALGAETRESLEVPRGLGPVRVAEQRVEAVG; from the coding sequence ATGGACACGATGGGTCGTCATGTGATTGCTGAGCTGTGGGGCTGCGATCGGGAGAAGTTGAACGACCTGATGGGAATTGAACGGATCATGGTAAGGGCGGCTCTAGAGGCCGGGGCAGAGATTCGAGAAGTGGCTTTTCACAAGTTTGCGCCGCAGGGCGTCAGCGGCGTGGTGATTATCTCCGAATCGCACCTGACGATTCACAGTTTCCCCGAACACGGGTATGCGAGTATCGATGTATATACGTGCGGGAATCGCATTGACCCCAACGTGGCCTGCGACTACATCACGCGGGCGCTAGGCGCCGAAACGCGGGAGTCGCTGGAGGTACCACGCGGCTTGGGACCGGTGCGCGTGGCGGAACAACGCGTAGAAGCGGTGGGTTGA
- a CDS encoding enoyl-CoA hydratase/isomerase family protein, with the protein MEGIRLERRGPAAIITVDRPEVRNAIDESTAEALAEAIRECRQDPAVRGIVITGAGDRAFISGGDVKQYLGKGGGRAAIYAVMSRMRYVLEQIYFCPKPVVAAARGAVRGGGAEVLAACHWRLGTPDVSVGFVQVTLGIVPGWGGGSILVRRLGEARALPVLLDGEVYNGEEAVERGLLDELVPGDELLGRAVRQIERWARWDAEAVAGILSIVRSSGSLAQAMDFESKTCSSLWGREAHLEAMRPFLSKRGKK; encoded by the coding sequence ATGGAAGGGATTCGATTAGAACGCAGGGGGCCAGCGGCGATCATTACTGTGGATCGGCCCGAGGTGCGCAATGCCATTGATGAGTCGACGGCAGAAGCGTTGGCCGAGGCGATCAGGGAGTGCCGGCAGGATCCGGCGGTGCGGGGAATCGTCATTACCGGTGCGGGGGATCGGGCGTTTATTTCGGGTGGGGACGTCAAGCAGTATTTGGGGAAGGGTGGGGGACGGGCGGCGATCTACGCCGTCATGTCCAGAATGCGCTACGTGTTGGAGCAGATCTATTTTTGCCCGAAACCGGTGGTGGCGGCGGCCCGGGGGGCGGTACGGGGCGGCGGCGCCGAGGTGCTTGCAGCCTGCCACTGGCGGCTTGGGACACCGGACGTGTCCGTGGGCTTTGTTCAGGTGACTCTAGGGATTGTGCCGGGGTGGGGGGGAGGCTCGATTTTGGTGCGGCGACTGGGGGAAGCCCGGGCGTTGCCGGTGTTGTTGGACGGGGAAGTCTACAACGGAGAGGAGGCCGTGGAGCGCGGACTGCTGGATGAGCTTGTGCCCGGGGATGAACTGCTGGGAAGGGCGGTGCGCCAGATTGAGCGGTGGGCTCGGTGGGATGCCGAAGCTGTGGCGGGCATCCTTTCCATCGTGCGGTCCTCGGGGAGTCTTGCACAAGCGATGGACTTCGAATCGAAAACGTGTTCATCGCTGTGGGGTCGAGAGGCGCATTTAGAGGCGATGCGCCCATTTTTGTCGAAACGGGGCAAAAAATGA
- a CDS encoding FAD-dependent thymidylate synthase codes for MNSLLTYVSNLDRRVFTIDNLPEEVIAVVFAYVSRSPKGFRENLAKLLEEGQLQGVRAVSGDAGAERAQKIAGDFHERWVIGYGHSSVAEHAVVHVGIEGISRLASAELELGSRFNSFTEYSQRYQRPRRGAVYFPPELQRDPEALNLYKGLQDRAFDVYEALYKGLVGEFARRVPRRDGESERSHRIRVEKAAFEDARYALTLATLTNLGLTGNGRALRDAIVHLLSGPYAECRDLAVELAQEVAGRLPTLLRHISPSDYLRGLARTWAVGTHGQDSGGARSGPEVEWLSLPDYRESLVALVTGLWLAHGGYDFEEARRRAEGMDSEDLEDMIRLSWEKLTVHDHPHGAFKTVVYRILLRVSEANWHQLLRHNRGADFTYGVPGGAGGWVIPPRVEEAGLAGLLTDFLTYSDEVREKIRGLCPEAVPYCVTNAHRREVVMTVNLWELYHLINLRTSPEAQWDIRQAFEMIDRELRDRHPALIGGARRRSGVEAGPGVGR; via the coding sequence ATGAATTCCCTCCTTACATATGTATCGAATCTGGATCGCCGGGTATTCACCATTGACAATTTGCCGGAGGAAGTCATCGCGGTCGTTTTTGCTTATGTCAGCCGCAGTCCGAAGGGGTTTCGGGAGAATTTGGCCAAGCTCCTGGAGGAAGGGCAGTTACAGGGGGTGCGGGCTGTCTCCGGGGATGCCGGGGCGGAACGAGCGCAGAAAATTGCTGGAGATTTTCACGAGCGCTGGGTCATCGGGTATGGGCATTCCAGTGTAGCCGAACATGCTGTCGTCCATGTTGGTATTGAGGGGATCAGTCGGTTGGCCTCGGCGGAATTGGAGTTGGGGTCGCGATTTAATAGCTTTACCGAGTATAGCCAGCGGTATCAGCGCCCTCGCCGGGGGGCGGTCTACTTCCCTCCCGAATTACAGCGCGATCCCGAGGCCCTGAACCTGTACAAAGGCCTGCAGGACCGAGCCTTTGACGTTTACGAAGCGTTGTACAAAGGCTTGGTGGGGGAGTTTGCCCGACGGGTTCCCCGCCGGGACGGTGAGTCGGAACGGTCCCATCGGATTCGAGTTGAGAAGGCCGCTTTTGAGGACGCCAGGTACGCGCTCACCCTGGCCACTTTGACGAATTTGGGTCTCACTGGGAACGGGCGGGCACTTCGGGATGCCATTGTTCATCTTTTGTCCGGTCCCTACGCGGAATGCCGGGATTTGGCGGTGGAACTCGCTCAGGAGGTGGCGGGTCGATTACCGACGCTGTTGCGGCACATTTCACCCAGTGACTACCTTCGCGGTTTGGCGCGGACGTGGGCAGTCGGGACGCATGGGCAGGACAGCGGTGGCGCGAGAAGTGGCCCCGAAGTCGAGTGGTTATCGCTGCCGGACTATCGGGAATCGCTGGTGGCCCTCGTTACGGGGTTGTGGCTGGCGCATGGGGGATACGATTTTGAAGAAGCTCGCCGCCGGGCCGAAGGGATGGACTCGGAAGATTTGGAGGACATGATTCGGTTGTCATGGGAAAAGTTAACGGTTCATGACCATCCTCACGGGGCGTTTAAAACAGTGGTGTACCGGATTCTTCTCCGGGTTTCCGAAGCGAATTGGCACCAACTGCTTCGACACAATCGCGGGGCGGATTTTACCTACGGGGTTCCGGGAGGTGCGGGCGGGTGGGTTATCCCTCCTCGGGTGGAAGAAGCGGGTTTGGCGGGATTGTTGACCGATTTTCTGACCTATAGTGACGAGGTGCGGGAGAAGATCCGGGGCCTCTGTCCCGAAGCCGTTCCTTACTGCGTCACAAATGCCCATCGGCGGGAAGTGGTCATGACCGTTAATTTGTGGGAACTGTACCATTTGATTAACTTGCGTACCTCCCCGGAGGCGCAATGGGACATTCGGCAAGCTTTCGAGATGATCGATCGAGAATTGCGGGATCGTCACCCGGCGTTGATCGGGGGTGCCCGTCGCCGGAGTGGGGTAGAGGCGGGACCCGGGGTCGGGCGATGA
- a CDS encoding MerR family transcriptional regulator codes for MQSDGLYRIGELAKAARVSRRTVDFYTRMGLVTPEERTEGNYRLYGEDALKRLLYIQELKKRKYTLEEIRDRLDAMDRQTPPSDTVHRMEKLQELMKQLETELSDLRPELRQCATRLSDSFQRTTVQRALAQGLSLAQALLLFIYDSQWLNL; via the coding sequence ATGCAATCGGACGGCCTCTATCGCATTGGAGAGTTGGCGAAAGCAGCGAGGGTCAGCCGGCGGACGGTAGATTTTTATACCCGCATGGGGTTAGTGACTCCCGAGGAGCGAACCGAGGGCAATTACCGGCTATACGGGGAAGACGCGCTCAAGCGCCTCCTATACATCCAGGAGTTGAAAAAGCGGAAGTATACCCTGGAGGAGATTCGCGACCGGCTCGATGCCATGGACCGTCAAACCCCTCCCTCCGACACGGTACACCGAATGGAAAAGTTGCAGGAGTTGATGAAACAGCTCGAAACCGAACTGTCCGATCTCCGTCCCGAACTTCGCCAATGCGCCACTCGATTGTCCGATTCGTTTCAGCGAACGACAGTTCAACGCGCATTGGCACAAGGGCTGTCCCTGGCTCAGGCGCTTTTGCTGTTTATCTACGATTCTCAATGGCTAAACCTGTGA